One Benincasa hispida cultivar B227 chromosome 5, ASM972705v1, whole genome shotgun sequence genomic window carries:
- the LOC120077560 gene encoding mediator of RNA polymerase II transcription subunit 15a-like isoform X1: MKDLYFFELKEMYHKILPKVHQFESLPQQPKIEQLNKLKAFKGILERLLTFLQVSKNNITLELKDKIGHYEKQIVSFLNSNRPRNRISTLPPGQHPPSHMQSIQQSQSQMTPLQSPENQINSQLHSANMQGSVAPVQQNNMNNMQHNSLPTFSGSAAQQNMTIPMQPGSSLESGQGNSLSSLQQVAVGSLQQNPANNSQRANNSSLPSQNGVNSLQPNINSLQSNPNMLQHQHLKQQDPQQMLQSQQQLKQQMQQRLKQQVLQHQQQQQQQQHPQQQQPQLHQQQSQLHQQGKQQLPTQMQAHQMSQLNQMEISELKMRQGLAVKPGMFQHVPTTQRSAYTHQQMKPGTSFPISPPIFQAASPQVTQNSSPQVDQQSLLSSITKTGTPLQSASSPFVVPSPSTPMAPSPMPGESEKPTSGVSTHTNVGNAGQQTSVSATQAQSLAIGTPGISASPLLAEFSGTEGACANALPTVSGKSSFTEQPLERLIKAVKSMSPKALISSVNGIGSVVSMIDRIAGSAPGNGSRAAVGEDLVAMTKCRLQARNFVPHDGPNGTKKMRRHTSAMPLNVVSSAGSINDVFKPLTGAETSDLESTATSSAKRPRVEANHVLLEEIREINQRLIDTVVVISDEVVDPSALAAAADGSEGTIVKCSFSAVALSPSLKSQYTSAQMSPIQPLRLLVPTNYPNCSPVLLDKFPVEVSKEYEDLSIKAKSRFSISLRNLSQPMSLGDIARTWDVCARAVVSEYAQQSGGGSFCSKYGAWENCLSAA; encoded by the exons ATGAAGGACTTGTACTTTTTTGAATTGAAAGAAATGTACCATAAAATTCTTCCTAAAGTGCATCAG TTTGAAAGTCTTCCACAACAACCAAAGATAGAGCAGCTAAATAAATTGAAGGCATTTAAGGGCATTTTGGAACGCCTTTTGACATTCTTACAggtttcaaaaaataatatcacACTTGAATTGAAAGATAAGATAGGCCATTATGAGAAGCAGAttgttagttttttaaattccaATAGGCCAAGGAATCGAATCTCTACACTACCGCCGGGACAACATCCTCCCTCTCACATGCAATCCATACAGCAGTCACAATCACAGATGACCCCGTTACAGTCTCctgaaaatcaaattaattcccAACTGCATTCTGCAAACATGCAAGGTTCTGTGGCTCCAGTGCAGCAGAACAATATGAACAATATGCAGCATAATTCTCTTCCAACTTTTTCAGGATCAGCAGCACAACAAAACATGACGATCCCAATGCAGCCTGGTTCCAGTTTGGAATCAGGACAAGGTAATTCACTGAGCTCATTGCAGCAGGTTGCTGTTGGGTCTTTGCAACAGAATCCTGCAAACAATTCCCAACGGGCAAATAATAGTTCTTTGCCATCACAAAATGGGGTGAACTCTCTGCAGCCAAACATCAATTCTCTTCAATCAAATCCTAATATGCTTCAACATCAACATCTGAAACAACAGGATCCGCAACAGATGCTGCAATCGCAACAACAGCTTAAACAACAAATGCAGCAGAGACTGAAGCAGCAGGTGTTGCAGCACCAGCAACAGCAGCAACAGCAGCAACACCCGCagcaacagcaaccacaattaCATCAGCAACAGTCACAGCTACATCAGCAAGGAAAGCAGCAGCTACCCACACAAATGCAGGCGCACCAAATGTCACAACTTAATCAAATGGAGATTAGCGAACTGAAAATGAGACAGGGGCTTGCTGTGAAGCCAGGGATGTTTCAGCATGTCCCAACAACTCAGCGCTCAGCTTATACCCATCAGCAGATGAAACCAGGAACTTCATTTCCTATTTCTCCGCCAATCTTTCAAGCTGCATCCCCTCAAGTCACCCAAAATTCTTCTCCTCAAGTCGATCAACAAAGTCTGCTTTCATCCATTACTAAGACTGGAACACCTTTGCAATCTGCAAGCTCCCCTTTTGTTGTACCATCTCCTTCAACGCCTATGGCTCCATCTCCAATGCCTGGTGAATCTGAAAAACCCACTTCTGGTGTCTCAACACATACAAATGTTGGGAATGCGGGACAACAAACTAGCGTGTCTGCAACACAAGCCCAATCTCTTGCCATTGGCACCCCTGGGATATCTGCCTCACCATTGCTAGCTGAGTTTAGTGGTACAGAGGGCGCTTGTGCCAATGCATTACCAACCGTTTCCGGCAAATCGAGTTTTACAGAGCAGCCTCTTGAACGTTTGATTAAAGCT GTTAAATCAATGTCACCTAAAGCTTTGATTTCCTCTGTCAATGGCATTGGATCAGTTGTCAGTATGATTGATAGGATAGCAGGCTCGGCCCCTGGTAATGGGTCGAGAGCTGCCGTTGGGGAGGATCTGGTTGCCATGACAAAATGTCGGCTGCAAGCAAGAAATTTTGTTCCCCACGATGGACCAAATGGAACCAAAAAGATGAGACGCCACACGAGTGCAATGCCCTTAAATGTTGTTTCATCAGCTGGCAGCATAAATGATGTTTTTAAACCGTTGACTGGTGCTGAGACATCTGATCTTGAGTCAACTGCAACATCTAGTGCCAAAAGGCCCAGGGTTGAG GCCAATCATGTTCTTCTGGAAGAAATAAGGGAAATAAACCAGCGTCTTATTGACACTGTGGTTGTAATCAGTGATGAAGTAGTTGATCCAAGTGCTTTAGCGGCTGCTGCTGATGGGAGTGAAGGAACAATTGTCAAGTGTTCTTTTAGTGCTGTGGCTCTCAGTCCCAGCTTAAAATCCCAGTACACTTCTGCACAAATG TCTCCAATTCAGCCTCTTCGGTTACTTGTTCCTACAAATTATCCAAATTGTTCTCCGGTACTCCTAGACAAGTTTCCTGTTGAAGTCAG CAAGGAATATGAAGACCTTTCAATAAAGGCCAAGTCAAGATTTAGCATATCCTTGCGAAACCTTTCACAACCGATGTCGCTCGGGGACATAGCAAGAACTTGGGATGTCTGTGCACGTGCTGTTGTTTCTGAGTATGCTCAGCAGAGTGGCGGTGGCAGCTTTTGTTCTAAGTATGGTGCTTGGGAGAACTGTTTGAGCGCTGCGTGA
- the LOC120077560 gene encoding mediator of RNA polymerase II transcription subunit 15a-like isoform X2, which produces MQSIQQSQSQMTPLQSPENQINSQLHSANMQGSVAPVQQNNMNNMQHNSLPTFSGSAAQQNMTIPMQPGSSLESGQGNSLSSLQQVAVGSLQQNPANNSQRANNSSLPSQNGVNSLQPNINSLQSNPNMLQHQHLKQQDPQQMLQSQQQLKQQMQQRLKQQVLQHQQQQQQQQHPQQQQPQLHQQQSQLHQQGKQQLPTQMQAHQMSQLNQMEISELKMRQGLAVKPGMFQHVPTTQRSAYTHQQMKPGTSFPISPPIFQAASPQVTQNSSPQVDQQSLLSSITKTGTPLQSASSPFVVPSPSTPMAPSPMPGESEKPTSGVSTHTNVGNAGQQTSVSATQAQSLAIGTPGISASPLLAEFSGTEGACANALPTVSGKSSFTEQPLERLIKAVKSMSPKALISSVNGIGSVVSMIDRIAGSAPGNGSRAAVGEDLVAMTKCRLQARNFVPHDGPNGTKKMRRHTSAMPLNVVSSAGSINDVFKPLTGAETSDLESTATSSAKRPRVEANHVLLEEIREINQRLIDTVVVISDEVVDPSALAAAADGSEGTIVKCSFSAVALSPSLKSQYTSAQMSPIQPLRLLVPTNYPNCSPVLLDKFPVEVSKEYEDLSIKAKSRFSISLRNLSQPMSLGDIARTWDVCARAVVSEYAQQSGGGSFCSKYGAWENCLSAA; this is translated from the exons ATGCAATCCATACAGCAGTCACAATCACAGATGACCCCGTTACAGTCTCctgaaaatcaaattaattcccAACTGCATTCTGCAAACATGCAAGGTTCTGTGGCTCCAGTGCAGCAGAACAATATGAACAATATGCAGCATAATTCTCTTCCAACTTTTTCAGGATCAGCAGCACAACAAAACATGACGATCCCAATGCAGCCTGGTTCCAGTTTGGAATCAGGACAAGGTAATTCACTGAGCTCATTGCAGCAGGTTGCTGTTGGGTCTTTGCAACAGAATCCTGCAAACAATTCCCAACGGGCAAATAATAGTTCTTTGCCATCACAAAATGGGGTGAACTCTCTGCAGCCAAACATCAATTCTCTTCAATCAAATCCTAATATGCTTCAACATCAACATCTGAAACAACAGGATCCGCAACAGATGCTGCAATCGCAACAACAGCTTAAACAACAAATGCAGCAGAGACTGAAGCAGCAGGTGTTGCAGCACCAGCAACAGCAGCAACAGCAGCAACACCCGCagcaacagcaaccacaattaCATCAGCAACAGTCACAGCTACATCAGCAAGGAAAGCAGCAGCTACCCACACAAATGCAGGCGCACCAAATGTCACAACTTAATCAAATGGAGATTAGCGAACTGAAAATGAGACAGGGGCTTGCTGTGAAGCCAGGGATGTTTCAGCATGTCCCAACAACTCAGCGCTCAGCTTATACCCATCAGCAGATGAAACCAGGAACTTCATTTCCTATTTCTCCGCCAATCTTTCAAGCTGCATCCCCTCAAGTCACCCAAAATTCTTCTCCTCAAGTCGATCAACAAAGTCTGCTTTCATCCATTACTAAGACTGGAACACCTTTGCAATCTGCAAGCTCCCCTTTTGTTGTACCATCTCCTTCAACGCCTATGGCTCCATCTCCAATGCCTGGTGAATCTGAAAAACCCACTTCTGGTGTCTCAACACATACAAATGTTGGGAATGCGGGACAACAAACTAGCGTGTCTGCAACACAAGCCCAATCTCTTGCCATTGGCACCCCTGGGATATCTGCCTCACCATTGCTAGCTGAGTTTAGTGGTACAGAGGGCGCTTGTGCCAATGCATTACCAACCGTTTCCGGCAAATCGAGTTTTACAGAGCAGCCTCTTGAACGTTTGATTAAAGCT GTTAAATCAATGTCACCTAAAGCTTTGATTTCCTCTGTCAATGGCATTGGATCAGTTGTCAGTATGATTGATAGGATAGCAGGCTCGGCCCCTGGTAATGGGTCGAGAGCTGCCGTTGGGGAGGATCTGGTTGCCATGACAAAATGTCGGCTGCAAGCAAGAAATTTTGTTCCCCACGATGGACCAAATGGAACCAAAAAGATGAGACGCCACACGAGTGCAATGCCCTTAAATGTTGTTTCATCAGCTGGCAGCATAAATGATGTTTTTAAACCGTTGACTGGTGCTGAGACATCTGATCTTGAGTCAACTGCAACATCTAGTGCCAAAAGGCCCAGGGTTGAG GCCAATCATGTTCTTCTGGAAGAAATAAGGGAAATAAACCAGCGTCTTATTGACACTGTGGTTGTAATCAGTGATGAAGTAGTTGATCCAAGTGCTTTAGCGGCTGCTGCTGATGGGAGTGAAGGAACAATTGTCAAGTGTTCTTTTAGTGCTGTGGCTCTCAGTCCCAGCTTAAAATCCCAGTACACTTCTGCACAAATG TCTCCAATTCAGCCTCTTCGGTTACTTGTTCCTACAAATTATCCAAATTGTTCTCCGGTACTCCTAGACAAGTTTCCTGTTGAAGTCAG CAAGGAATATGAAGACCTTTCAATAAAGGCCAAGTCAAGATTTAGCATATCCTTGCGAAACCTTTCACAACCGATGTCGCTCGGGGACATAGCAAGAACTTGGGATGTCTGTGCACGTGCTGTTGTTTCTGAGTATGCTCAGCAGAGTGGCGGTGGCAGCTTTTGTTCTAAGTATGGTGCTTGGGAGAACTGTTTGAGCGCTGCGTGA